One Deinococcus grandis DNA window includes the following coding sequences:
- a CDS encoding ABC transporter permease, with protein MTTIPAPPTGGHVSGLSRLALPWAVIRLGFRRQFAYPQAALWGLITNSFFGLLRVAVLLALFGTRPQVAGYTPQDAITYTGLTQAFIMAFSLFGWFDFMRVIHRGEVTADLLRPASLLGFWAAQDAGRALGQLVLRGLPMLLIFQVIWGLNWPPGPLAWAQVTLSVLLAWACGFLFRLLVNCAAFWSPDAVGFGRFAWAVLGLGCGFLMPLAFFPEWFRALLAWTPFPAMLNTVVELWVGVTTGGAAWAALGTQLGWTLALLLACRVTLRAGLRRLEVAGG; from the coding sequence ATGACCACCATACCCGCCCCCCCCACGGGAGGCCACGTTTCAGGCCTGTCCCGGCTGGCGCTGCCCTGGGCAGTGATCCGGCTGGGCTTCCGGCGTCAGTTCGCGTACCCGCAGGCGGCCCTGTGGGGCCTGATCACCAACTCGTTCTTCGGACTGCTGCGCGTGGCGGTGCTGCTGGCCCTGTTCGGCACGCGCCCGCAGGTGGCCGGGTACACCCCACAGGACGCCATCACGTACACCGGGCTGACCCAGGCGTTCATCATGGCGTTCAGCCTGTTCGGCTGGTTCGACTTCATGCGCGTCATCCACCGGGGCGAGGTGACGGCGGACCTGCTGCGCCCCGCCAGCCTGCTGGGCTTCTGGGCCGCGCAGGACGCCGGGCGCGCCCTGGGGCAGCTGGTGCTGCGCGGCCTGCCGATGCTGCTGATCTTCCAGGTCATCTGGGGCCTGAACTGGCCGCCTGGCCCGCTCGCCTGGGCGCAGGTCACCCTGAGCGTCCTGCTGGCCTGGGCGTGCGGGTTCCTGTTCCGCTTACTGGTGAACTGCGCGGCGTTCTGGTCGCCGGACGCGGTGGGGTTCGGGCGCTTCGCGTGGGCTGTGCTGGGCCTGGGCTGCGGCTTCCTGATGCCCCTCGCGTTCTTCCCGGAGTGGTTCCGTGCGCTGCTGGCCTGGACGCCCTTTCCCGCCATGCTGAACACAGTCGTGGAACTGTGGGTGGGCGTCACCACGGGCGGCGCAGCGTGGGCGGCACTGGGCACGCAACTGGGCTGGACGCTGGCGCTCCTGCTCGCCTGCCGGGTCACGCTGCGGGCGGGCCTGCGGCGGTTGGAGGTCGCCGGTGGCTGA
- a CDS encoding DNA-3-methyladenine glycosylase, which translates to MTSPLPPAHFQGDPVPVARALLGGTLVRVLDGGERLTGRIVEVEAYDCPRDPACTAGRFHAARSAEMAIPPGTWLFWTAHGHPLLQVACRPEGVSASVLIRALEPLEGLGQMLTFRPVTRERDLTNGPAKLVYALGLNPAQISGRPVNAPELHLLPPPAPLPDEMVEVTARVGIREGRTLPWRFTIRGNPWVSPAMPSMDLALSPAE; encoded by the coding sequence ATGACCTCGCCGCTGCCACCGGCTCACTTCCAGGGTGACCCGGTTCCCGTCGCCCGCGCGCTGCTGGGTGGAACGCTCGTGCGCGTGCTGGACGGTGGGGAACGCCTGACCGGGCGGATCGTGGAGGTCGAAGCCTACGACTGCCCCCGCGACCCCGCCTGCACCGCCGGGCGCTTCCACGCCGCCCGCAGCGCCGAGATGGCCATCCCGCCCGGCACGTGGCTGTTCTGGACGGCGCACGGCCACCCGCTGCTGCAGGTCGCGTGCCGCCCCGAGGGCGTTTCGGCCAGCGTGCTCATCCGCGCCCTGGAGCCGCTGGAGGGCCTGGGCCAGATGCTGACCTTCCGGCCCGTCACCCGCGAACGGGACCTGACGAACGGCCCGGCGAAACTGGTGTACGCGCTGGGCCTGAACCCCGCGCAGATCAGCGGGCGGCCCGTGAACGCCCCGGAACTCCACCTCCTGCCGCCCCCCGCACCGCTGCCCGACGAGATGGTGGAGGTCACCGCCCGCGTCGGCATCCGCGAGGGCCGCACCCTCCCGTGGCGCTTCACCATTCGCGGCAACCCCTGGGTGTCGCCCGCCATGCCCAGCATGGACCTCGCCCTCAGCCCCGCAGAGTAG
- the rpe gene encoding ribulose-phosphate 3-epimerase gives MTADTPEARRVKLAPSILASDFARLGDELRAIESADWAHVDVMDGQFVPNISFGLPILAAARAASPLFMDVHLMIDRPERYLRDFADAGADGLTVHVESTAHVHRAVQQIRELGKKAGVTLNPGTPLEALRPVLADVDLVLIMSVNPGFGGQKFIPNSLERIRTVRRWLDEIGSAAELQVDGGVSATNARAVVAAGASNLVAGSAVFGRDGAQAGLERLREALK, from the coding sequence GTGACCGCCGACACCCCCGAAGCGAGGCGCGTGAAGCTCGCGCCGAGCATCCTCGCCAGCGATTTCGCCCGCCTGGGCGACGAACTCCGCGCCATCGAGAGCGCCGACTGGGCGCACGTGGACGTCATGGACGGCCAGTTCGTCCCCAACATCAGCTTCGGGCTGCCCATCCTGGCCGCCGCCCGCGCCGCCAGCCCGCTGTTCATGGACGTGCACCTCATGATCGACCGGCCCGAACGCTACCTGCGGGACTTCGCCGACGCCGGCGCCGACGGCCTGACCGTGCATGTGGAGAGCACTGCGCATGTCCACCGCGCCGTGCAGCAGATCCGGGAACTGGGCAAGAAGGCGGGCGTCACCCTGAACCCCGGCACCCCCCTGGAGGCCCTGCGGCCCGTCCTGGCTGACGTGGACCTCGTCCTGATCATGAGCGTCAACCCGGGCTTCGGCGGGCAGAAATTCATCCCGAACAGCCTGGAGCGCATCCGCACCGTCCGCCGCTGGCTCGACGAGATCGGCAGCGCCGCCGAACTCCAGGTCGACGGCGGCGTCAGCGCCACGAACGCCCGCGCGGTCGTCGCCGCCGGGGCGAGCAACCTCGTCGCGGGCAGCGCCGTGTTCGGCAGGGACGGCGCGCAGGCCGGACTCGAACGCCTGCGCGAGGCCCTGAAATAA
- a CDS encoding YbhB/YbcL family Raf kinase inhibitor-like protein, translating to MRHLHTAALTVTTLALAACAPTQMVGGANPMNAGLNPAQRLTVAQPAPTATAMGLSLTSPTFAGGGAYPAAQVASGFGCSGPNISPALNWSGVPAGTQSLVLTKYDPDAPTGSGFWHWAVFNIPASATGLAQGAGNPGGTLPAGATQLNNEGGQPGFIGACPPVGDPAHRYVFTLYALSSTLDLPAGTTPAVLGFMLNGKVLAKTSLTAYYGR from the coding sequence ATGCGCCACCTGCACACCGCCGCCCTGACCGTCACCACCCTCGCCCTGGCCGCCTGCGCCCCCACCCAGATGGTCGGCGGCGCCAACCCCATGAACGCCGGTCTGAACCCCGCCCAGCGCCTCACGGTCGCGCAGCCCGCCCCCACCGCGACCGCCATGGGCCTGAGCCTCACCAGCCCCACCTTCGCGGGTGGCGGCGCGTACCCCGCCGCGCAGGTCGCGAGTGGCTTCGGGTGCAGCGGCCCCAACATCAGCCCCGCCCTGAACTGGAGCGGCGTACCCGCCGGAACGCAGTCCCTGGTCCTCACCAAGTACGACCCGGACGCCCCCACCGGCAGCGGCTTCTGGCACTGGGCCGTGTTCAACATCCCCGCCAGCGCCACCGGCCTCGCGCAGGGCGCCGGGAACCCCGGCGGCACCCTGCCCGCCGGGGCCACGCAGCTGAACAACGAGGGCGGGCAGCCCGGCTTCATCGGCGCGTGCCCCCCGGTCGGTGATCCCGCCCACCGCTACGTGTTCACGCTGTACGCCCTGAGCAGCACCCTCGACCTGCCCGCGGGCACGACACCCGCCGTGCTGGGCTTCATGCTGAACGGCAAGGTGCTCGCCAAGACCAGCCTGACCGCGTACTACGGCCGCTGA
- a CDS encoding 2-phosphosulfolactate phosphatase: MRLRVDLLPHGNYPDVVVIIDVLRATTTAVTYLERGADALLLTATPEIALNLRTEGSPYLLGGERGGLPIPGFDFGNSPVEAAGQNFTGKTVVMNTTNGTGAAHTAAQSGKHIFLAALTNAHAAARRARAAATEEIAIVCAGTDEHVGLEDVYAAGVLAEYLLAMGEFSIDDGARIALTVRRNGGNPLEALGSSGHGQHLMRLGLGEDVRAAAGLSTSTIVPTLTPDDAPEGTLKFTAG; the protein is encoded by the coding sequence ATGCGCCTGCGGGTCGACCTCCTCCCACACGGCAATTACCCGGACGTCGTGGTCATCATCGACGTGCTGCGCGCCACCACCACCGCCGTCACGTATCTCGAACGCGGCGCGGACGCCCTGCTGCTCACCGCCACCCCCGAGATCGCCCTGAACCTCCGCACCGAGGGCAGCCCCTACCTGCTCGGCGGGGAACGCGGCGGGCTGCCCATCCCCGGCTTCGACTTCGGCAACAGTCCCGTGGAGGCCGCCGGGCAGAACTTCACCGGCAAGACGGTCGTCATGAACACCACCAACGGCACCGGCGCCGCCCACACCGCCGCGCAGAGCGGCAAGCACATCTTCCTGGCCGCCCTGACGAACGCGCACGCCGCCGCCCGTCGCGCCCGCGCCGCCGCCACCGAGGAAATCGCCATCGTCTGCGCCGGCACCGACGAACACGTCGGGCTGGAGGACGTCTACGCCGCCGGGGTGCTCGCCGAGTACCTGCTCGCCATGGGGGAATTCAGCATCGACGACGGCGCCCGCATCGCCCTGACCGTCCGTCGCAACGGCGGCAACCCCCTGGAGGCCCTGGGCAGCAGCGGCCACGGCCAGCACCTCATGCGCCTGGGCCTCGGCGAGGACGTCCGCGCCGCTGCCGGACTGAGCACCAGCACCATCGTCCCCACCCTGACGCCCGACGACGCGCCCGAAGGCACCCTGAAATTCACGGCGGGATAA
- a CDS encoding ABC transporter ATP-binding protein translates to MIHVEHLRKTFTTRTGRFLSAGRRTQEAVRDVSFHIPRGEIVGYLGPNGAGKSTTVKILTGLLEPDSGAVTVGGLTPWQDRRRHVARLGAVFGQRTTLWWDLPVIESLRLLRHVYRIPHATWQANLTTFTDLLDLGPFLHTPARALSLGQRMRADLAAALLHDPELLFLDEPTVGLDVVAKERIRDFIAHVNREREVTVLLTTHDLGDVERLARRVLIIDHGQLLFDGDLARLQAAYGSQRELHVDFDGPVAHPEVPGLTLLTHEPGRATYAFTGAAADPIARVTAHAPVRDLTVREPDIEATIRRIYEGDLLRAGVG, encoded by the coding sequence ATGATTCACGTCGAGCACCTGCGCAAGACCTTCACCACCCGCACCGGCCGCTTCCTGAGCGCGGGGCGCCGCACCCAGGAGGCCGTCCGGGACGTGTCCTTCCACATTCCACGCGGCGAGATCGTCGGGTACCTCGGGCCGAACGGGGCGGGGAAGAGCACCACCGTCAAGATCCTCACCGGCCTGCTCGAGCCCGACAGCGGCGCCGTCACCGTCGGCGGCCTGACACCCTGGCAGGACCGCCGCCGCCACGTCGCGCGGCTCGGCGCGGTGTTCGGGCAGCGCACCACCCTGTGGTGGGACCTGCCCGTCATCGAGAGCCTGCGCCTGCTGCGGCACGTGTACCGCATCCCGCACGCGACGTGGCAGGCGAACCTGACCACCTTCACGGATCTGCTCGACCTCGGGCCGTTCCTGCACACCCCGGCCCGCGCGCTGTCGCTGGGGCAGCGGATGCGCGCCGACCTCGCCGCCGCGCTGCTGCACGACCCGGAGCTGCTGTTCCTGGACGAACCCACCGTCGGCCTGGACGTCGTGGCGAAGGAACGCATCCGGGACTTCATCGCGCACGTCAACCGCGAACGGGAGGTCACCGTGCTGCTCACCACGCACGACTTGGGGGACGTCGAGCGCCTCGCGCGGCGCGTCCTGATCATCGACCACGGGCAACTGCTGTTCGACGGCGATCTCGCCCGCCTCCAGGCCGCGTACGGCTCGCAGCGCGAACTGCACGTGGACTTCGACGGCCCGGTCGCTCACCCCGAAGTACCGGGCTTGACCCTCCTGACCCACGAACCGGGCCGCGCCACGTACGCGTTCACGGGCGCCGCCGCGGACCCCATCGCCCGCGTCACCGCGCACGCCCCCGTCCGCGACCTCACCGTGCGCGAACCGGACATCGAGGCCACCATCCGCCGCATCTACGAGGGCGACCTGCTCCGCGCCGGGGTAGGGTAG
- a CDS encoding ABC transporter permease, whose amino-acid sequence MADLRHHLTLYVRLLGAQIRSQGVHRASFILDALGSLLITAAEFAALALVLPRFGGLGGWTLGEICLLYGLAELAFVLMDILFGGFDAPNLSAHVRSGSFSTFLLRPAPLTLQVFASDFALRRLPRVLLAAAIAGYGLLHAPLAAGPETAALLTAAVLGMICFFGGLFVIGGTLTFWTVDSVEAMNVLTYGGRTLISYPMDIYSAWLRRTFTYLIPAAFLSYLPALHLLGRPLPDGLPDWAALIGPLAGPLVLAGAFAFWRVGVRHYQGTGT is encoded by the coding sequence GTGGCTGACCTGCGGCACCACCTGACTCTGTACGTCCGGCTGCTGGGCGCGCAGATCCGCTCGCAGGGCGTACACCGCGCCTCGTTCATCCTCGACGCGCTCGGCAGTCTGCTCATCACCGCCGCCGAGTTCGCCGCGCTCGCGCTGGTCCTTCCACGCTTCGGCGGGCTGGGCGGCTGGACACTGGGCGAGATCTGCCTGCTGTACGGCCTCGCGGAACTCGCGTTCGTCCTCATGGACATCCTGTTCGGCGGCTTCGACGCGCCCAACCTCTCCGCGCACGTCCGCAGCGGCTCGTTCAGCACCTTCCTGCTGCGCCCCGCCCCCCTGACCCTGCAGGTGTTCGCGTCCGACTTCGCGCTGCGCCGCCTGCCGCGCGTGCTGCTCGCCGCCGCCATCGCCGGGTATGGCCTCCTGCACGCGCCGCTGGCCGCCGGGCCCGAAACCGCCGCTCTCCTGACCGCCGCCGTGCTGGGCATGATCTGCTTCTTCGGCGGGCTGTTCGTCATCGGCGGCACCCTCACGTTCTGGACGGTGGACAGCGTCGAGGCCATGAACGTCCTCACGTACGGCGGCCGCACCCTGATCAGCTACCCCATGGACATCTACAGCGCGTGGCTGCGCCGCACCTTCACGTACCTGATCCCCGCCGCGTTCCTGTCCTACCTGCCCGCCCTGCACCTCCTGGGCCGCCCCCTGCCCGACGGCCTGCCGGACTGGGCCGCGCTGATCGGACCGCTGGCCGGACCGCTCGTGCTGGCCGGGGCGTTCGCGTTCTGGCGCGTCGGCGTGCGGCACTACCAGGGCACCGGCACATGA
- the scpA gene encoding methylmalonyl-CoA mutase, with protein MPDLSAWKAQASKDLKGADPARLNRETPEGITLQALYTADDVQNVDTASLPGLPPFTRGPRATMYAARPWTIRQYAGFSTAEESNAFYRRNLAAGQKGLSVAFDLATHRGYDSDHPRVVGDVGKAGVAIDSVEDMKILFDGIPLSEMSVSMTMNGAVLPILAGYIVAGLEQGATLDQLSGTIQNDILKEFMVRNTYIYPPAPSMRIIADIIEFTAQQMPRFNSISISGYHIQEAGANAALELAYTLADGLEYVKAALGKGLHIDEFAPRLSFFFGIGMNFYMEVAKLRAARLLWSELMAPFEPKNPMSRALRTHCQTSGWSLTEQDPYNNVIRTTVEAMAAVFGGTQSLHTNSFDEAIGLPTDFSARIARNTQLVIQEETGIPHVVDPWGGSFMMERLTHDLAEKARELMREVEELGGMAKAIESGVPKLRIEESAARKQARIDRGEDVIVGVNRYRPTQDTPVDVLDIDNAAVRDAQIARLNRVRETRDPQAVQAALAALEHAARSGSGNLLALSVTAMQARCTVGEVSDALERAWGRHAAEIRTLSGVYAAGYDGDEGFASLQSDIEAFAEAEGRRPRILVVKMGQDGHDRGAKVIATGFADLGFDVDVGPLFQTPEEAARQAIENDVHVVGVSSQAAGHKTLVPQLIAALREQGAGDILVVVGGVIPQQDYPALREAGAAGIFGPGTPILSSAREVLNLLRAREQA; from the coding sequence ATGCCCGACCTGAGTGCCTGGAAAGCCCAGGCCAGCAAGGACCTGAAGGGCGCCGACCCGGCGCGCCTGAACCGCGAGACGCCTGAGGGCATCACCCTCCAGGCGCTGTACACCGCAGACGACGTGCAGAACGTGGACACGGCCTCACTGCCGGGCCTGCCGCCCTTCACGCGTGGGCCGCGCGCCACCATGTACGCCGCGCGCCCCTGGACCATCCGGCAGTACGCGGGCTTCAGTACCGCCGAGGAATCGAACGCCTTCTACCGCCGTAACCTCGCCGCCGGGCAGAAGGGCCTGTCGGTCGCGTTCGATCTCGCCACGCACCGCGGGTACGACAGCGACCACCCGCGCGTGGTGGGCGACGTGGGCAAGGCCGGGGTCGCCATCGACTCCGTCGAGGACATGAAGATCCTCTTCGACGGCATCCCGCTGAGCGAGATGTCGGTGTCCATGACCATGAACGGCGCGGTCCTGCCGATCCTGGCCGGGTACATCGTGGCGGGGCTGGAGCAGGGCGCGACCCTCGATCAGCTGTCCGGGACCATCCAGAACGACATCCTGAAAGAGTTCATGGTCCGCAACACGTACATCTACCCGCCGGCGCCCAGCATGCGGATCATCGCGGACATCATCGAGTTCACGGCGCAGCAGATGCCGCGCTTCAACTCCATCAGCATTTCCGGGTACCACATCCAGGAGGCCGGGGCGAACGCCGCGCTGGAACTCGCGTACACCCTCGCGGACGGGCTGGAGTACGTGAAGGCCGCGCTCGGGAAGGGCCTGCACATCGACGAGTTCGCGCCGCGCCTGAGCTTCTTCTTCGGGATCGGCATGAACTTCTACATGGAGGTCGCCAAGCTCCGCGCCGCCCGCCTGCTCTGGAGCGAACTCATGGCGCCCTTCGAGCCGAAAAACCCCATGAGCCGCGCCCTGCGCACCCACTGCCAGACGAGCGGCTGGAGCCTGACCGAGCAGGACCCGTACAACAACGTCATCCGCACGACCGTCGAGGCCATGGCGGCCGTGTTCGGCGGGACGCAGAGCCTCCACACGAACTCCTTCGACGAGGCCATCGGCCTCCCCACCGACTTCAGCGCCCGGATTGCCCGCAACACCCAGCTGGTCATCCAGGAGGAGACGGGCATCCCGCACGTCGTGGACCCCTGGGGCGGCAGTTTCATGATGGAACGCCTCACCCACGACCTCGCCGAGAAGGCCCGTGAACTGATGCGCGAGGTCGAGGAACTGGGCGGCATGGCGAAGGCCATCGAGAGCGGCGTGCCGAAACTGCGCATCGAGGAGTCCGCCGCGCGCAAACAGGCCCGCATCGACCGGGGCGAGGACGTCATCGTCGGTGTGAACAGGTACCGCCCCACCCAGGACACCCCGGTGGACGTGCTGGACATCGACAACGCCGCCGTGCGGGACGCGCAGATCGCCCGCCTGAACCGCGTGCGCGAAACGCGCGACCCGCAGGCCGTGCAGGCCGCCCTCGCGGCCCTGGAACATGCCGCCCGCAGCGGGTCAGGCAACCTGCTGGCCCTGAGCGTGACCGCCATGCAGGCCCGCTGCACGGTGGGCGAGGTCAGCGACGCGCTGGAACGCGCCTGGGGCCGCCACGCCGCCGAGATCCGCACCCTCAGTGGCGTGTACGCCGCCGGGTACGACGGCGACGAGGGCTTCGCGTCCCTCCAGAGTGACATCGAGGCCTTCGCCGAGGCCGAGGGCCGCCGCCCCCGCATCCTCGTCGTGAAGATGGGCCAGGACGGCCACGACCGCGGCGCGAAAGTCATCGCCACGGGCTTTGCCGACCTGGGCTTCGACGTGGACGTCGGTCCCCTCTTCCAGACGCCCGAGGAAGCCGCGCGGCAGGCCATCGAGAACGACGTTCACGTGGTCGGCGTGAGCAGTCAGGCCGCCGGGCACAAGACCCTCGTGCCGCAACTGATCGCCGCGCTGCGCGAACAGGGCGCCGGGGACATCCTGGTGGTCGTGGGCGGCGTCATCCCGCAGCAGGACTACCCCGCTCTGCGCGAGGCGGGCGCAGCGGGCATCTTCGGCCCCGGCACCCCCATCCTCAGCAGCGCCCGCGAAGTGCTGAACCTCCTGCGAGCGCGCGAACAGGCGTGA
- a CDS encoding CAP domain-containing protein has translation MRQFLLTSLIPLTALLASCGGPAAPSAVGSVGSTGGQSSGPRDAGNQTMSSEEAQILSALNAARGVARTCGSERFEAAAPVTWNGYLAAAARAHAADMAARRFFDHVNPDGATPARRVEKAGYTAWTEVAENIAAGYTVANVMQGWIDSPSHCKTLMDPTLREVGVGYTYQPGTPYGTYWVQDFGTR, from the coding sequence ATGCGCCAGTTCCTCCTGACCAGCCTGATTCCCCTGACCGCCCTGCTCGCCTCCTGCGGCGGCCCCGCCGCCCCCAGCGCCGTCGGCAGTGTCGGCAGCACCGGCGGCCAGAGCAGCGGCCCCCGCGACGCCGGGAATCAGACCATGAGCAGCGAGGAAGCGCAGATCCTCAGCGCCCTGAACGCCGCGCGCGGCGTGGCCCGCACCTGCGGCAGCGAACGGTTCGAAGCGGCGGCGCCCGTCACCTGGAACGGCTACCTGGCCGCCGCGGCCCGCGCCCACGCGGCCGACATGGCCGCCCGCCGGTTCTTCGACCACGTGAACCCCGACGGGGCCACCCCCGCGCGCCGCGTCGAGAAGGCCGGGTACACCGCCTGGACCGAGGTGGCCGAGAACATCGCCGCCGGGTACACCGTGGCGAACGTCATGCAGGGCTGGATCGACAGCCCCAGCCACTGCAAGACCCTGATGGACCCCACCCTGCGTGAAGTCGGCGTCGGGTACACGTACCAGCCCGGCACGCCCTACGGCACGTACTGGGTGCAGGACTTCGGCACGCGCTGA
- the meaB gene encoding methylmalonyl Co-A mutase-associated GTPase MeaB — MSATPHPLTLPLLSGARRALAKAITLVESTRPEHEAQAQSLLSEVLPRAGRSVRIGLTGVPGVGKSTFIEALGVRLADAGHRVAVLAVDPSSARTGGSIMGDKTRMPRLTVHPNAFIRPSPSGGTLGGVARRTRESITLCEAAGFDVILVETVGVGQSETQVAAMTDLFVLLTLPNAGDELQGIKRGIMELADVCVVNKADVSPQAAVRAQTELRTALTLLTPHDAPWRPMALRASALTGEGLDGVWATVEAYRAAVDLRVKRQRQAAQWFDELLREAAWRAFQAGLDPARLHALRAEVTRGERTAVQGVAALLDAPATLRG; from the coding sequence TTGTCCGCCACTCCGCATCCTCTGACGCTGCCGCTGCTGTCGGGTGCGCGGCGGGCGCTGGCGAAGGCGATCACGCTGGTCGAGTCCACGCGGCCCGAACATGAGGCGCAGGCACAATCCCTCCTGTCGGAGGTGCTGCCGCGTGCGGGGCGGTCGGTGCGGATCGGCCTGACGGGAGTGCCGGGCGTGGGCAAGAGCACGTTCATCGAGGCGCTGGGCGTGCGGCTGGCCGACGCGGGGCACCGGGTGGCGGTGCTGGCCGTGGACCCCAGCAGCGCCCGGACGGGCGGCAGCATCATGGGCGACAAGACGCGCATGCCGCGCCTGACGGTGCATCCGAATGCGTTCATCCGCCCCAGCCCCAGCGGGGGCACGCTGGGCGGCGTGGCGCGGCGCACGCGCGAGTCGATCACGCTGTGCGAGGCGGCGGGCTTCGACGTGATCCTCGTGGAGACGGTCGGCGTGGGGCAGAGCGAGACGCAGGTGGCGGCCATGACGGACCTGTTCGTGCTGCTGACCCTCCCGAACGCCGGGGACGAGTTGCAGGGCATCAAGCGGGGAATCATGGAACTCGCGGACGTGTGCGTGGTGAACAAGGCGGACGTCAGCCCGCAGGCGGCGGTGCGCGCCCAGACGGAGCTGCGCACCGCGCTGACCCTCCTGACCCCGCACGACGCGCCGTGGCGGCCGATGGCGCTGCGGGCGTCGGCGCTGACCGGTGAGGGACTGGACGGCGTGTGGGCGACCGTCGAGGCGTACCGCGCCGCCGTGGATCTGCGCGTGAAGCGGCAGCGGCAGGCAGCGCAGTGGTTCGACGAACTGCTGCGCGAGGCCGCGTGGCGGGCGTTCCAGGCGGGCCTGGACCCGGCGCGGCTGCACGCCCTGCGCGCCGAGGTCACGCGCGGGGAGCGCACGGCGGTGCAGGGCGTCGCGGCGCTGCTGGACGCTCCCGCTACTCTGCGGGGCTGA
- a CDS encoding DUF937 domain-containing protein → MMDIFNMLGGMGQAQQTVARQTGASPDQTQAAIQAALPLLLGALTRNAAQPGGLDALSGALNRHDGSALDAFTQGQAPDTQDGQKILGHVFGAQQGQAAQAVGKRAGIDPQLAMQIMSMLAPLVLAYLSRQRQGGAANTTNSGGGMSGGPDLGSILGGLVGGGGLGGLLGGLLGGQAQTPMPQSQMGGGLGGSVLPGYPDAGRAAPSATAQQGGDLFGTLNRALDGDGDGNALDDLIGMFGGRR, encoded by the coding sequence ATGATGGACATCTTCAACATGCTCGGCGGGATGGGACAGGCGCAGCAGACCGTCGCCCGCCAGACCGGCGCCAGCCCCGACCAGACCCAGGCGGCCATCCAGGCGGCGCTGCCGCTGCTGCTGGGCGCCCTGACCCGCAACGCCGCGCAGCCCGGCGGCCTCGACGCCCTGAGCGGCGCCCTGAACCGCCACGACGGCAGCGCCCTGGACGCCTTCACACAGGGGCAGGCGCCCGACACGCAGGACGGCCAGAAGATCCTCGGGCACGTGTTCGGCGCGCAGCAGGGTCAGGCCGCGCAGGCCGTGGGCAAACGCGCCGGGATCGACCCGCAGCTCGCCATGCAGATCATGAGCATGCTGGCCCCGCTGGTGCTGGCGTACCTCAGCCGCCAGCGGCAGGGCGGCGCCGCGAACACGACGAACAGCGGCGGCGGCATGAGCGGCGGGCCCGACCTGGGCAGCATCCTGGGCGGCCTGGTGGGGGGCGGTGGGCTGGGTGGCCTGCTGGGCGGACTCCTGGGCGGGCAGGCCCAGACCCCGATGCCGCAGTCACAGATGGGCGGCGGTCTGGGTGGTAGCGTCCTGCCCGGCTACCCGGACGCGGGCCGCGCGGCCCCGAGTGCCACGGCGCAGCAGGGCGGCGACCTGTTCGGGACACTGAACCGCGCGCTGGACGGCGACGGGGACGGCAACGCCCTGGACGACCTGATCGGCATGTTCGGCGGGCGGCGCTGA